Proteins from a single region of Takifugu rubripes chromosome 4, fTakRub1.2, whole genome shotgun sequence:
- the sf3b5 gene encoding splicing factor 3B subunit 5 has product MTDRYNIHSQLEHLQSKYIGTGHADTSKWEWLVNQHRDSYCSYMGHFDLLNYFSVAENESKARVRFNLMEKMLQPCGPPVDKPDDS; this is encoded by the coding sequence ATGACGGACAGATACAACATCCACAGTCAGCTAGAGCATCTTCAGTCCAAATACATTGGCACTGGACACGCTGACACCAGCAAATGGGAATGGCTGGTCAACCAACACAGAGACTCTTATTGCTCATACATGGGACATTTTGACCTGCTCAACTACTTTTCTGTGGCCGAGAATGAGAGCAAAGCTCGTGTCCGCTTCAATCTGATGGAGAAGATGCTTCAGCCATGTGGACCACCAGTGGACAAACCTGATGATTCCTAA